The following coding sequences are from one Mustela lutreola isolate mMusLut2 chromosome 5, mMusLut2.pri, whole genome shotgun sequence window:
- the TIFAB gene encoding TRAF-interacting protein with FHA domain-containing protein B isoform X1 — protein sequence MSDFEGPLAVSLPSMERALTVLHVSLYHPKQDPATFAKVPPQLQHGTSPLLVGQAPDAHLQLQLPCLSRRHLSLEPYREKGSALLTFCLKALSRRGCVWVNGLTLRFLEQLPLSPVNRVAFSGIQMVVRIEGGTSLEGFVCCFHLSPSPLIHRPQAEETDEWESTFQGQPPPGSGPRAPGHQGLLHGPSLPSPGGGAETQLQKEISDNVLC from the exons ATGTCAGACTTCGAGGGGCCCCTGGCAGTAAG cctcccGTCCATGGAGAGAGCCCTCACGGTCCTGCATGTGAGCCTGTACCATCCCAAGCAGGACCCGGCCACCTTTGCCAAGGTCCCACCACAGCTGCAGCACGGTACCAGCCCACTGCTGGTGGGGCAGGCCCCGGACGCCCACCTCCAGCTGCAGCTCCCCTGCCTCTCCCGCCGACACCTGTCCCTGGAGCCCTACCGGGAGAAGGGCAGCGCTCTGCTGACCTTCTGCCTGAAGGCCCTGAGCCGCAGGGGCTGTGTGTGGGTTAACGGGTTGACTTTGAGGTTCCTGGAGCAGCTTCCTCTGAGCCCAGTCAACAGGGTCGCCTTCTCCGGCATCCAGATGGTGGTCCGCATAGAAGGGGGCACCTCGCTGGAGGGCTTTGTCTGCTGCTTCCATCTCAGCCCCTCACCCCTGATTCACAGGCCGCAGGCTGAGGAGACCGACGAATGGGAGAGCACCTTCCAGGGGCAGCCTCCCCCAGGTTCTGGGCCACGGGCTCCAGGTCACCAGGGGCTTCTCCATGGCCCTTCCCTGCCTAGccctggaggaggagcagaaacaCAGCTCCAGAAGGAGATCTCAGATAACGTGTTGTGCTAG
- the TIFAB gene encoding TRAF-interacting protein with FHA domain-containing protein B isoform X2, with product MERALTVLHVSLYHPKQDPATFAKVPPQLQHGTSPLLVGQAPDAHLQLQLPCLSRRHLSLEPYREKGSALLTFCLKALSRRGCVWVNGLTLRFLEQLPLSPVNRVAFSGIQMVVRIEGGTSLEGFVCCFHLSPSPLIHRPQAEETDEWESTFQGQPPPGSGPRAPGHQGLLHGPSLPSPGGGAETQLQKEISDNVLC from the coding sequence ATGGAGAGAGCCCTCACGGTCCTGCATGTGAGCCTGTACCATCCCAAGCAGGACCCGGCCACCTTTGCCAAGGTCCCACCACAGCTGCAGCACGGTACCAGCCCACTGCTGGTGGGGCAGGCCCCGGACGCCCACCTCCAGCTGCAGCTCCCCTGCCTCTCCCGCCGACACCTGTCCCTGGAGCCCTACCGGGAGAAGGGCAGCGCTCTGCTGACCTTCTGCCTGAAGGCCCTGAGCCGCAGGGGCTGTGTGTGGGTTAACGGGTTGACTTTGAGGTTCCTGGAGCAGCTTCCTCTGAGCCCAGTCAACAGGGTCGCCTTCTCCGGCATCCAGATGGTGGTCCGCATAGAAGGGGGCACCTCGCTGGAGGGCTTTGTCTGCTGCTTCCATCTCAGCCCCTCACCCCTGATTCACAGGCCGCAGGCTGAGGAGACCGACGAATGGGAGAGCACCTTCCAGGGGCAGCCTCCCCCAGGTTCTGGGCCACGGGCTCCAGGTCACCAGGGGCTTCTCCATGGCCCTTCCCTGCCTAGccctggaggaggagcagaaacaCAGCTCCAGAAGGAGATCTCAGATAACGTGTTGTGCTAG